A genomic stretch from Thermotoga sp. Ku-13t includes:
- a CDS encoding aspartate/glutamate racemase family protein yields MHGGRTLYGFTLGVITLHTHFPRTLGDVANARTWKFPVLYKIVEGATPRAIIGKEKSCVDRILSAAKELEAEGVKVITTSCGFLSVLQEELARAVSIPVITSALLLVPLVYRICGMKPVGILTANSKAFTKEHLLKAGADQIPVKIAGLENTDFGKALLNDEPCMDFEKARSEVVQTAKELVRQHPDLGCIVFECTNLPPFATDVQRETGLLVFNLIDLVNMVCSAAERIGDVF; encoded by the coding sequence ATGCACGGTGGGAGAACCCTTTACGGCTTCACGCTTGGAGTGATAACGCTGCACACACATTTTCCCAGAACCCTGGGAGACGTTGCCAACGCCAGGACGTGGAAATTTCCGGTGCTGTACAAAATTGTGGAAGGAGCAACGCCCAGAGCGATCATAGGGAAAGAAAAGAGTTGCGTCGACAGGATCTTGAGCGCTGCAAAAGAGCTGGAAGCCGAAGGTGTAAAGGTCATAACCACAAGCTGTGGATTTCTCTCGGTTCTGCAGGAAGAACTGGCGCGCGCGGTGAGCATACCCGTGATAACTTCCGCACTGCTCCTGGTCCCTCTGGTTTACAGAATCTGTGGTATGAAACCGGTAGGAATTTTGACAGCGAATTCAAAAGCTTTCACGAAGGAGCATCTGCTCAAAGCTGGTGCGGACCAGATACCCGTGAAAATCGCAGGCCTTGAGAATACAGATTTTGGCAAAGCTTTGCTGAACGACGAGCCATGTATGGACTTCGAAAAGGCCCGATCCGAAGTCGTTCAAACTGCAAAGGAGCTCGTCAGACAACACCCTGACCTTGGCTGCATCGTTTTCGAGTGCACGAACTTGCCCCCGTTTGCAACTGACGTTCAGAGAGAGACCGGGCTGTTAGTCTTCAATCTCATCGATCTGGTCAACATGGTCTGCTCTGCAGCTGAAAGGATCGGAGACGTTTTCTAA